From a single Neomonachus schauinslandi unplaced genomic scaffold, ASM220157v2 HiC_scaffold_955, whole genome shotgun sequence genomic region:
- the METRN gene encoding LOW QUALITY PROTEIN: meteorin (The sequence of the model RefSeq protein was modified relative to this genomic sequence to represent the inferred CDS: deleted 3 bases in 2 codons; substituted 1 base at 1 genomic stop codon): protein MRGGGCERATQHTEPGALSSAPQEPRLGLPPARAPLRLVESSWAAPRLAVPGPSPPALGPHGAAGQRWGAGGTVRGTGRSPGCSRRRPARPRQGAPCAAGRALCSGLLATAICAGYSEDRCGWSGSGLTQEPGSVGQLSLACSEGVIQWLYPARALRLTLASSDPTPSGAPAPPSLCPARPFAGAQVFAERAGGRALELLLAEGLGPARGRCVRWGPRERRSLFLQATPHPDISCCVASFRFEMHEDRYPELPPQAHGLGADGACRPCSDPELLLAACTSDFVITGTIHRVGHDTELQESVTVVAAARVLXQTLPLFRLGESGGRVQASIHTPLHFNVRTGPGPFLFMGWSHFGEAWLGCAPHFQEFSRASAAAHANHLHPCEVALD, encoded by the exons atgcggggcggggggtgcgAGAGGGCGACACAGCACACAGAGCCTGGAGCTCTGTCCTCCGCGCCACAAGAGCCGAGGCTCGGCCTCCCGCCCGCACGAGCGCCGCTGCGATTGGTGGAAAGTTCCTGGGCCGCGCCGCGATTGGCCGTGCCCGGCCCGTCGCCTCCCGCTCTTGGCCCCCACGGGGCTGCGGGGCAGAGGTGGGGCGCGGGCGGAACGGTGCGCGGAACCGGCCGGAGCCCGGGGTgctcccgccgccgccccgcccgcccgcgcCAAGGCGCTCCTTGCGCTGCTGGGCGCGCGCTCTGCTCGGGCCTCCTGGCCACCGCCATCTGCGCCGGCTACTCGGAGGACCGCTGCGGCTGGAGCGGCAG CGGCCTGACCCAGGAGCCGGGCAGCGTGGGGCAGCTGTCCCTGGCCTGTTCGGAGGGCGTGATCCAGTGGCTGTACCCGGCCAGGGCGCTGCGCCTGACCCTGGCCAGCTCCGAC CCGACTCCCTCAGGCGCTCCAGCACCGCCTTCCTTGTGCCCGGCGCGGCCCTTCGCAGGCGCGCAAGTCTTCGCggagcgggcgggcgggcgg gccCTGGAGCTGCTGCTGGCTGAGGGTTTGGGCCCAGCGCGGGGCCGATGCGTGCGCTGGGGTCCTCGTGAGCGCCGGTCCCTCTTCCTGCAGGCCACCCCGCACCCAGACATCAGCTGCTGCGTGGCCTCTTTCCGCTTTGAAATGCACGAGGACAGGTATCCAGAACTGCCTCCACAGGCCCACGGTCTTGGTGCTGATG GTGCCTGCAGGCCCTGCAGTGACCCTGAGCTGCTGCTGGCCGCGTGCACCAGCGACTTTG TGATCACTGGAACCATCCACAGGGTTGGCCACGACACAGAGCTGCAGGAGTCTGTTACCGTGGTGGCGGCTGCCCGTGTCCTCTGACAGACGCTGCCACTGTTCCGGCTGGGGGAGTCCGGGGGCCGTGTGCAGGCCTCCATTCACACCCCGCTGCACTTCAATGTCCGCACCGGCCCCGGTCCCTTCCTCTTCATGGGCTGGAGCCACTTCGGTGAGGCCTGGCTGGGCTGTGCACCTCACTTCCAGGAATTCAGCCGTGCCTCTGCAGCTGCCCACGCCAACCACCTCCACCCCTGTGAGGTGGCCCTGGACTGA